One region of Wyeomyia smithii strain HCP4-BCI-WySm-NY-G18 chromosome 3, ASM2978416v1, whole genome shotgun sequence genomic DNA includes:
- the LOC129726541 gene encoding uncharacterized protein LOC129726541, which yields MADLPEERLAAYTLPFTHVGVDYFGPMEVVIGRRAEKRWGMIVVCQTTRAIHIELVNSLSTDSCIIALRNFMSRRGTPRTIRSDRGTNFIGASRELKKLYETVDYDKVIKKFVTAETSWHFNPPLAAHMGGSWERLIRSVKKNLTAISPSRKLSEEVLRSLLMEVEMTLNSRPLTYVPIDNESSPALTPNHFLLGSSDGTKPFTLLDDSGVFLKQNWRTSQALANQFWKRWLSDYLPEITKRTKWYVDSKPIALDDVVVIVDPNLPRNCWPKGRVIATHPSKDGRIRSATVKTRSGIYNRPVTKLAVLDVRCGEEQTYQRNSLPGGSVGHP from the coding sequence ATGGCAGACCTTCCAGAGGAACGACTTGCTGCCTACACACTGCCCTTCACCCACGTTGGGGTGGACTACTTTGGTCCCATGGAAGTTGTAATCGGAAGAAGAGCGGAGAAGAGGTGGGGAATGATCGTTGTGTGTCAAACAACACGAGCAATCCACATTGAGTTAGTGAACTCGCTGAGCACCGATTCGTGCATAATCGCGCTGCGAAACTTTATGAGCCGACGCGGAACTCCCAGGACCATTCGGAGCGACCGGGGAACCAACTTTATTGGTGCAAGTCGAGAACTCAAAAAGCTGTATGAGACAGTTGATTACGACAAGGTCATTAAAAAATTCGTAACCGCCGAGACTAGTTGGCATTTCAATCCGCCTCTGGCTGCTCATATGGGTGGTAGTTGGGAGCGCCTAATTCGAAGTGTGAAGAAAAACCTGACTGCCATTTCCCCTTCACGGAAACTGTCCGAAGAAGTACTGAGAAGCCTGCTCATGGAAGTCGAAATGACGCTTAACTCTCGACCGCTTACGTATGTGCCAATCGACAATGAATCGTCACCCGCACTTACGCCCAACCATTTTCTGTTGGGTTCCTCCGACGGCACGAAGCCATTCACCTTATTGGATGACAGCGGAGTTTTCCTCAAGCAAAACTGGCGTACATCTCAAGCATTGGCCAACCAGTTCTGGAAGCGCTGGTTATCCGACTACCTACCTGAAATTACCAAACGGACAAAATGGTACGTCGATTCGAAGCCGATTGCTCTAGACGACGTGGTGGTTATCGTAGATCCCAACCTGCCTAGAAACTGTTGGCCGAAAGGTAGGGTCATTGCTACACACCCTAGCAAAGACGGTCGTATCCGATCAGCTACAGTAAAAACAAGAAGTGGCATCTATAATCGACCCGTGACTAAACTGGCGGTTCTGGACGTTCGATGCGGAGAGGAGCAAACCTACCAGAGGAATAGTTTACCCGGGGGGAGTGTTGGCCATCCCTAG
- the LOC129728484 gene encoding uncharacterized protein LOC129728484, with amino-acid sequence MDMVQCDDCDMWSHFACVGVTQEVENQSWVCHKCQTAKDTQQHSTTSHRRGLVSLEVSAIEERLLNPKPSSVDRNPQKQQRSNIPKVVVVSASEEGHSAKAQQSNQKPASSNASLHALLKLQLMKLEEERAFEEEQARKHRDYLKEKYALLEQMSNHTCSNRSESSGRVRNWVEEVNGFVIAGNLADGATEPFIPKGHSTINGGKSAAEHHNGGGRSDMNSAHRNKITHNPPTTGYHNLRSRGPQLVNPNSTPLYGERSSDRIPAKDYQTRAGTSMHALQGVWNNQPNQSVAHQSNASQFNSVGNHPSQLQQPTWHNTSPPSHIQLASRQAVSKDLPLFSGNPEDWPIFVSTFESSTAMCGYSNEENMIRLQRCLKGKAYEAVKSSLMHPTNVTNVMNTLRVLYGQPEAIIHSLIVKINTIPTIKEDKPELLVDLAVKVQNFCATVDACGLEDYMYNVSLLHQLVNKLPATLKLEWARHRLTLPRVNLATFGEWIFSLAEAASILTIPTELQQHNPTKTFINSSKKTSTYLHTHSELPIGNEDASKSSKESSWKKPTNNDNCPVCNGKCKSVSNCKRFLQFSRDDRWAAVREFTLCRRCLSRHEGKCDTKPCGKAGCTFYHHELLHNDKKFQNYTSNNSTPTVHPGTSPAGPSNVHGCNEYQSAPNAVLFRYLPVTLYGNGKSTRTYAFLDEGSAITLIDQELADQLELEGPINPLCLRWTGGTERNETSSRTVNVKIAGIQAPAKQFQLNGVRTVKELMLPFQSLNMEEIALQYPHCLNLPIESYSNVRPRILIGLKHARVSLVLKSKEGSLDQPIAVKTRLGWTICGGCGTKDTSNFVHYAFHVCECRHQTDEDVHQMVKEYFAIDSLGIMKLNKDPLSTEDQRAISLLQTLTKYNGERYETGLLWRYDGVRLPDSKEMALRRYLSLEKRMQKSPELGNALQKLMSEYLAKGYVRKLSEKELNRPYPRVWYLPIFPVFNPNKPGKIRIVWDGAAKSFGVSLNSALLTGPDQLCSLFAILLQFREFRVGLTGDIKEMFHQIRMREEDQQCLRFFWKDEAGDTQIYVMNVMSFGASCSPASAQYVKNINADRFIEEFPEAVEVIKKRHYVDDAMFSVETPEHAIRLAQEVRQLHSAGGFEVRNWVSNSQQVLAVLNESNTSEKNMDLSAGPMATEKVLGMWWCTSSDEFVYKIGWNRYNPDLLTGRRRPTKRQMLQVLMTIFDPLGLIAHFLMYLKVLLQEVWRANVQWDEEIPNPLFEKWRTWLLVLPKVESVRIPRCLRTSTILSDCEVQLHLFVDASENGIAAASFLRFEREGRVCCSLVAAKTRVAPLRYHSIPRLELQAALIGARLARTVTQSLSTQDHCKSYWTDSRDVLSWINSDHRRYSTFVACRVSEILDLTEAPDWRWVPSKLNVADDGTKWETEPNMTQESRWFRGPEFLYLSEKEWPKDSSKSTHTDNELRPSFMAHHYSPKTTLVISAFLGWSGLRNAVAYAQRFIANCKRKQNRKPKLKGPLSRDELYAAEGFLFRLAQQEGYTDEMIILTNNHSDQTKTLPRSSPLYKLSPWIDDRGVMRMRS; translated from the coding sequence ATGGACATGGTCCAATGCGATGATTGCGATATGTGGAGCCACTTTGCTTGTGTGGGCGTCACTCAGGAAGTCGAAAATCAAAGCTGGGTTTGTCACAAATGCCAAACTGCCAAGGACACCCAGCAACACTCGACAACGAGTCATCGAAGAGGATTGGTCAGCCTCGAGGTTAGTGCAATTGAAGAAAGACTGCTTAACCCCAAACCATCATCGGTAGATCGCAACCCCCAAAAACAACAGCGCAGCAACATACCGAAGGTGGTGGTTGTCTCTGCTAGCGAGGAAGGTCACTCCGCGAAGGCGCAGCAATCCAACCAAAAACCTGCATCTTCCAACGCATCGTTACATGCACTATTGAAGTTGCAGTTGATGAAGTTAGAGGAGGAACGTGCTTTTGAGGAAGAGCAAGCCAGAAAACATCGTGACTACCTGAAAGAGAAGTACGCATTATTGGAACAAATGTCAAACCACACCTGCTCGAACCGCAGTGAATCCAGCGGACGAGTGCGAAACTGGGTGGAAGAGGTCAACGGTTTTGTGATTGCCGGGAATCTAGCTGACGGTGCAACAGAACCATTCATTCCTAAAGGACATTCTACTATCAACGGTGGAAAATCCGCAGCTGAACATCACAATGGCGGTGGCAGAAGTGATATGAATAGTGCACACAGAAATAAAATCACCCACAACCCCCCCACAACGGGGTATCACAATTTACGCTCGCGTGGACCGCAGTTAGTGAATCCGAACAGTACTCCACTATATGGTGAGAGAAGCTCGGATCGCATACCAGCCAAAGACTACCAGACTAGAGCCGGAACATCCATGCATGCACTCCAAGGAGTTTGGAACAATCAACCGAACCAGTCTGTGGCTCATCAAAGCAACGCTTCGCAGTTTAATAGCGTCGGCAATCATCCATCACAGCTCCAACAACCTACATGGCACAACACTTCTCCCCCCTCACACATTCAACTGGCCTCTCGGCAAGCCGTATCAAAAGATCTTCCTCTCTTCTCCGGAAATCCTGAGGACTGGCCGATCTTCGTTTCAACTTTTGAAAGTTCGACCGCAATGTGCGGTTAttcaaatgaagaaaatatgatcCGACTACAAAGGTGCCTTAAAGGAAAGGCGTACGAGGCTGTTAAGAGTTCCTTAATGCACCCGACAAACGTGACCAATGTTATGAACACACTAAGAGTGCTCTACGGTCAGCCTGAAGCAATTATTCACTCCCTGATcgtgaaaataaacacaattcCAACGATCAAAGAAGATAAGCCAGAGCTGTTGGTTGACCTTGCTGTTAAAGTACAGAACTTCTGCGCAACTGTCGATGCATGTGGCCTAGAGGATTATATGTATAACGTCTCTCTTCTCCACCAACTGGTGAACAAACTGCCTGCGACATTGAAACTGGAGTGGGCTCGACATCGCTTAACTCTTCCAAGGGTCAACCTGGCGACATTCGGAGAATGGATATTTTCACTTGCGGAGGCTGCTAGTATTTTAACAATACCAACTGAACTGCAGCAACATAACCCAACAAAAACTTTTATAAATTCGTCAAAAAAGACCAGCACCTACTTACACACGCACTCCGAACTCCCTATTGGAAATGAAGATGCTTCGAAATCCAGCAAAGAAAGCTCTTGGAAGAAACCAACTAATAACGACAACTGCCCAGTTTGCAATGGGAAATGTAAGTCAGTATCGAACTGCAAGCGCTTCCTTCAGTTTTCTCGAGACGATAGGTGGGCCGCCGTGAGGGAATTCACACTATGTCGTCGATGTCTCTCTCGTCACGAAGGAAAATGCGATACGAAACCGTGTGGAAAAGCTGGTTGCACTTTTTACCATCACGAGTTGCTCCATAACGACAAGAAATTCCAAAACTATACATCGAATAACTCTACACCTACAGTGCACCCTGGCACTTCACCGGCCGGACCCAGCAATGTACATGGGTGCAACGAATATCAGTCGGCTCCAAACGCTGTACTGTTCCGCTATCTTCCGGTTACCCTGTACGGAAATGGGAAATCTACCCGAACGTACGCCTTTCTGGACGAAGGTTCAGCCATTACTCTGATAGATCAAGAGCTAGCTGATCAACTGGAGCTGGAGGGTCCGATCAATCCACTCTGCTTGCGGTGGACAGGAGGTACCGAACGAAACGAGACGAGCTCGCGCACAGTAAACGTGAAAATTGCTGGAATTCAGGCACCTGCTAAACAATTTCAACTCAATGGGGTTCGCACAGTAAAAGAGCTGATGCTGCCGTTCCAGTCTCTTAATATGGAGGAGATAGCCCTACAATATCCGCACTGCCTGAATCTGCCGATCGAGTCTTATTCAAATGTGCGCCCTCGGATTCTTATCGGTCTAAAGCACGCTCGAGTGAGCCTAGTGCTGAAAAGCAAGGAAGGAAGCCTGGACCAACCTATCGCCGTCAAAACTAGACTGGGATGGACAATCTGCGGAGGATGCGGCACTAAAGATACATCAAACTTTGTTCACTACGCCTTCCACGTCTGTGAATGCAGGCACCAAACTGACGAAGATGTACACCAAATGGTCAAGGAATATTTTGCCATAGACAGTCTTGGCATCATGAAATTAAATAAAGATCCGCTATCAACAGAAGACCAAAGAGCCATCTCACTCCTTCAAACACTGACTAAGTACAACGGAGAACGATATGAGACCGGCCTACTTTGGCGTTACGATGGCGTCCGCTTACCAGATAGCAAGGAAATGGCTCTGCGCAGATACCTGAGCCTCGAGAAGCGAATGCAGAAAAGTCCAGAGCTGGGCAATGCTCTGCAGAAGCTAATGTCTGAGTACTTGGCTAAAGGGTATGTGCGCAAACTGTCGGAGAAGGAACTTAACAGGCCTTACCCAAGGGTGTGGTATTTGCCAATATTCCCCGTTTTTAACCCCAATAAACCGGGTAAAATTAGAATTGTATGGGACGGAGCCGCAAAGTCTTTTGGAGTGTCTCTAAATTCAGCGCTGCTTACAGGTCCCGATCAGCTATGCTCTCTATTCGCAATACTGCTGCAATTCCGCGAATTTCGTGTAGGTCTCACGGGCGACATCAAGGAAATGTTCCACCAGATTCGCATGCGTGAGGAAGACCAACAATGTCTACGATTCTTCTGGAAAGACGAGGCTGGTGACACTCAGATCTACGTAATGAATGTGATGTCGTTTGGCGCTAGCTGCTCCCCGGCCAGTGCTCAGTACGTGAAGAACATCAACGCAGATAGATTCATAGAAGAGTTTCCAGAGGCCGTTGAAGTTATTAAGAAGCGACACTACGTGGATGATGCGATGTTCAGTGTCGAAACACCTGAGCATGCAATTCGCCTGGCGCAAGAAGTCAGACAGCTACACTCTGCCGGTGGATTTGAGGTAAGAAACTGGGTGAGCAACTCTCAACAAGTGCTAGCCGTGTTAAACGAAAGCAATACGTCGGAGAAAAATATGGACCTGTCGGCTGGGCCAATGGCTACAGAAAAGGTGCTAGGAATGTGGTGGTGCACATCATCGGACGAATTTGTGTACAAAATTGGATGGAATCGTTATAACCCTGATCTGCTCACTGGCCGTCGTCGACCCACAAAGCGCCAAATGCTCCAGGTCCTAATGACGATTTTTGATCCTCTTGGGTTAATCGCACACTTTCTCATGTATTTGAAAGTCCTTTTACAAGAAGTCTGGCGTGCAAACGTACAATGGGATGAAGAAATTCCCAATCCCTTGTTCGAGAAATGGAGAACATGGCTACTAGTCTTGCCTAAGGTAGAAAGCGTTAGAATCCCACGGTGTCTTCGTACTTCGACGATTCTTAGCGACTGCGAAGTACAACTGCATCTTTTCGTAGATGCAAGCGAAAATGGAATAGCCGCCGCTTCGTTTCTACGATTTGAACGCGAAGGCCGTGTCTGCTGCTCTTTAGTTGCCGCAAAAACCAGGGTAGCTCCTTTGAGGTATCACTCCATCCCGCGACTAGAATTGCAGGCCGCCCTTATAGGAGCTAGACTAGCACGAACAGTAACACAATCCCTTTCAACTCAGGATCATTGCAAATCCTACTGGACTGACTCTCGCGATGTCCTCAGCTGGATTAACTCAGACCACCGTCGTTATAGCACGTTTGTGGCGTGTCGAGTTAGCGAAATTCTCGACCTCACAGAAGCACCTGATTGGCGTTGGGTGCCGTCCAAACTGAATGTAGCAGATGACGGCACCAAGTGGGAGACGGAGCCAAATATGACCCAAGAATCCAGATGGTTTAGAGGCCCAGAATTTCTCTACCTCAGTGAAAAGGAATGGCCCAAGGATTCCTCGAAGTCAACGCATACAGACAATGAACTGCGACCTTCTTTCATGGCACATCATTACTCCCCTAAAACCACCCTCGTTATCTCAGCCTTTCTGGGCTGGAGTGGGCTACGCAATGCGGTAGCTTACGCCCAGCGCTTTATCGCAAACTGCAAACGCAAGCAAAATAGAAAGCCCAAATTAAAAGGGCCACTGTCCAGAGATGAACTCTACGCAGCtgaaggttttctgttccgtttAGCTCAGCAAGAAGGTTACACCGATGAGATGATCATACTAACCAATAATCACAGTGACCAAACAAAGACACTCCCGAGAAGCAGCCCACTTTATAAATTGTCACCATGGATTGACGATCGCGGAGTGATGCGGATGCGCAGTTGA
- the LOC129726543 gene encoding uncharacterized protein LOC129726543, producing MSKYTIIALFTVVLAVAQLADAAKDTKDMHIKYKEKDLMRKSIVYDKNTPDVFYCPTNKPTGMDKMIVRSRPLHKLCEFEGKPLPEDYKSDCYKDMDESDYACKEKYRIMMRRNPPGSDAPFNGSRLSRFIDMDEDMKRIKAKRHSKPQ from the exons atgagTAAATACACGATAATTGCGCTTTTCACCGTGGTACTCGCGGTAGCGCAGCTGGCTGACGCTGCTAAAGACACCAAGGACATGCACATTAAGTACAAGGAAAAGGATCTAATGCGGAAATCTATAGTTTACGACAAAAATACGCCCGATGTGTTTTATTGCCCTACTAATAAGCCGACTGGAATGGATAAGATGATCGTTAG ATCTCGACCCCTACACAAATTATGTGAATTCGAAGGTAAACCCTTACCCGAGGACTACAAATCCGATTGTTACAAGGATATGGACGAGAGTGATTACGCGTGCAAGGAAAAATACAGAATTATG ATGCGCCGGAACCCTCCAGGCAGTGATGCTCCGTTCAACGGATCCCGTTTGAGCCGCTTCATTGACATGGATGAAGATATGAAAAGGATTAAAGCTAAGCGCCATAGTAAGCCACAGTAG